One genomic window of Anticarsia gemmatalis isolate Benzon Research Colony breed Stoneville strain chromosome 23, ilAntGemm2 primary, whole genome shotgun sequence includes the following:
- the LOC142983002 gene encoding uncharacterized protein LOC142983002, whose amino-acid sequence MKLLIFTILIPAVLWITEAQIPLEILEEEDCVIPRLKFNYQTSIYHLLVLSYKAVALHSNVNFVFSPTSIWIMLAAIAEGGDEETQKQLFRLLNLPDDRCLRQKYYKIATSRTIQAHDFSYVETRALLIDDSLSINPGWLDFVSKNHLLDVLTAPIKSNPEVTISEIRRVMAADVPRLDLSGNSVLLNAVDYNALWATAFADAVIERSPFFNTEGEIIGSVDLMRVKRRAKMAYLKSLNAKVLELPIGFKNRHSMFFAIFMDTKQLTRAVAKMKNNVIFELLDSLKESKVPIDIAIPRVEITGQVDLKTVLEDLGVNSLWTDPDATQYISSPPALPSSYLQRTTLTLDKYGIAPPPLEVPAPETDSGLAPEVGTDFIANQPFFIGLLDTETYTPLLTVAFTTPTYR is encoded by the exons ATGAAGTTACTtatctttacaatattaataccGGCTGTTTTATGGATTACCGAAGCACAAATACCTTTGGAAATACTCGAAGAAGAAGACTGTGTTATCCCTCGTTTGAAATTTAACTACCAAACGTCGATATATCATCTCTTGGTATTGTCGTACAAAGCAGTGGCTCTCCACAGCAATGTCAATTTCGTATTCTCTCCCACATCAATCTGGATCATGTTGGCCGCAATAGCCGAGGGAGGCGACGAAGAAACGCAAAAACAGTTATTCAGACTCCTAAATCTACCAGATGATCGGTGTTTACGACAGAAGTACTACAAAATAGCGACTTCAAGAACCATTCAAGCTCATGATTTTAGTTACGTAGAAACCCGTGCTTTACTCATTGATGATAGCTTGTCTATCAATCCAGGCTGGTTGGACTTTGTGTCAAAGAATCATCTTCTAGATGTTTTGACAGCACCGATTAAATCGAATCCCGAAGTCACGATATCCGAGATCAGAAGAGTCATGGCAGCCGACGTGCCTAGACTTGACTTGAGTGGAAATTCCGTACTCCTTAATGCTGTCGACTATAACGCACTCTGGGCTACAGCATTCGCTGATGCTGTTATAGAACGATCTCCGTTCTTCAATACAGAAGGAGAAATAATCGGTTCTGTGGATCTAATGCGAGTAAAACGCCGCGCCAAAATGGCCTACCTCAAAAGCTTGAACGCAAAAGTTTTGGAACTGCCAATTGGTTTCAAGAACCGTCATTCAATGTTCTTTGCAATTTTCATGGATACAAAACAGCTGACGAGAGCCGTGGCTAAGATGAAGAATAACGTTATATTTGAACTGTTAGATTCGCTGAAGGAAAGTAAGGTGCCTATTGATATAGCGATACCTCGTGTTGAAATCACCGGTCAGGTGGATTTGAAGACTGTGCTTGAAGACCTTGGAGTGAACAGCCTTTGGACTGACCCAGATGCAACACA GTACATATCAAGCCCTCCAGCACTTCCCAGCAGCTACCTTCAACGGACCACGTTAACCCTGGACAAATACGGCATAGCACCTCCACCCCTAGAAGTTCCAGCCCCTGAGACTGATTCAGGACTTGCTCCAGAAGTAGGAACAGACTTCATAGCCAACCAGCCGTTCTTTATAGGCTTACTTGATACAGAAACTTATACGCCTTTGTTGACTGTCGCGTTTACTACACCTACTTATCGTTAG
- the LOC142983001 gene encoding uncharacterized protein LOC142983001: MKLLVLNLAVCVVTAKVARATEVLSCDFDKELIRKYRNAVDSFNAHLSKNVYEQNNHFVYSPLSIWIVLATIAEGTTEAKQEKLLQLLGLPKDPCHRNKFYQLAVSRFTSNNDASILSTRLLAIDNHVTINPVFEENISKHSLLQVVSEPLKEDPKKALENLKQMTSADLSHLDMSGNSVLLDKVDFEGLWSTAFEDAIEERAPFYSVTAERLGSVDFMRVKRRVRMGYIPSMDTVGIELAVGKNDSYRIVFGIIPETQNVQTSPNLIDGSNIDEFLRNAEESYFINIAIPRMNLTSEINVKKLLDGLGVDNLWTESTWTRNISEPAALPSDFVQRATLSLNQAGLKPPPPIEPPSNLDVIGFDPRYSEFIANRPFVFGLFDAETYTCIMAAAFMTPTYVDLLLFITSCACQTELEKAYKDRCIDERYVVQAFREAFDDFTAKLYKAASPRGNYHLILSPHSTWLTIAAVAEGTDPRTQKELFKLLNLPDDLCSREKFYRLATTRVSSTKYVSAIHNRALVIDAGARINQNWYNLVRRNSLLQVIQAPIKRDPVTSTHIIQQVISSNVHGVNFQGNSVLCDYMNYNGLWTTAFNDAVVEKAPFYNPVGKQVGFVDLMKMRRRVKIGYVKGLNCKIIQLDIGVNGEYSMIFAVVVGKNPNVEPSILNLNNQTMTEVLASLQDSYLPIYVAIPRFVIHSEIDMKDILEDMGVESLWKNLIVTRHISTPPAQPSSYIQRATLTMNNVGVHPPPFEYPTYPFGNEDEQYWNEFVADRPFLFGLFDSQTYTCLMATLYTQPTYFF; encoded by the exons ATGaagttattagttttaaatcttGCAGTATGTGTCGTCACAGCAAAAGTTGCAAGAGCCACAGAAGTGTTATCATGTGATTTTGATAAAGAACTAATTCGGAAATACCGGAATGCAGTGGACAGTTTCAACGCTCATCTCTCCAAAAATGTATATGAACAGAATAACCACTTTGTTTATTCACCACTATCAATTTGGATCGTACTGGCCACTATCGCAGAAGGCACAACAGAAGCTAAACAAGAAAAGTTATTGCAACTACTAGGGCTGCCGAAAGATCCATGCCATCGGAACAAGTTCTACCAGCTAGCAGTCAGTCGGTTTACTTCAAATAATGACGCTTCTATTCTTAGTACTCGTTTATTAGCTATTGATAACCATGTAACTATCAATCCAGTATTTGAAGAGAACATTTCTAAACATTCCCTACTTCAAGTAGTGTCGGAACCATTAAAAGAAGATCCTAAAAAAGCTTTGGAGAATTTGAAACAAATGACATCAGCTGATTTGTCACATCTGGACATGAGTGGGAACTCCGTTCTCCTTGATAAAGTAGACTTTGAAGGTCTTTGGAGCACAGCATTTGAAGATGCCATAGAAGAACGTGCACCATTTTACAGTGTTACTGCAGAAAGACTAGGATCAGTTGATTTTATGAGAGTGAAACGGCGAGTGAGGATGGGATACATTCCAAGTATGGATACTGTAGGTATTGAATTGGCTGTAGGGAAAAACGACAGCTATCGAATCGTGTTTGGTATAATTCCGGAGACTCAAAATGTACAAACATCTCCTAATTTAATTGATGGTTCAAATATAGATGAGTTCTTAAGAAATGCCgaagaaagttattttataaacatcgCTATACCTCGTATGAATTTGACCTCAGAGATTAATGTAAAGAAGCTATTGGACGGTCTTGGTGTTGATAATTTATGGACTGAGTCTACATGGACTag AAACATATCAGAACCAGCTGCCTTACCAAGTGACTTCGTACAACGAGCAACTCTATCACTGAACCAGGCTGGTCTCAAACCTCCTCCACCGATAGAACCGCCCTCCAACTTGGACGTGATAGGCTTTGACCCCAGATATTCAGAGTTCATTGCCAATAGACCGTTCGTGTTCGGATTGTTTGACGCGGAGACGTACACTTGTATCATGGCTGCAGCTTTTATGACACCTACTTATGTGGatt TGTTGTTGTTTATTACTTCATGTGCCTGCCAGACGGAGTTAGAAAAAGCGTACAAAGATCGATGCATTGACGAAAGATATGTGGTTCAAGCTTTCCGGGAAGCCTTCGATGATTTTACTGCAAAGTTGTACAAAGCAGCCTCTCCTAGAGGAAATTATCACTTAATTTTATCACCACATTCAACGTGGTTAACAATCGCAGCTGTTGCAGAAGGTACAGACCCAAGAACACAGAAGGAACTGTTCAAATTATTGAATTTACCTGACGATCTTTGCTCCCGAGAGAAGTTTTACCGACTGGCAACCACGCGAGTGTCTTCAACAAAATACGTCAGTGCTATCCATAACAGAGCATTAGTAATCGATGCTGGTGCAAGAATAAACCAAAACTGGTACAACTTGGTTCGAAGAAATTCATTGCTGCAAGTGATACAAGCTCCTATCAAGCGTGACCCAGTAACATCGACTCATATAATCCAGCAGGTTATTTCTTCAAACGTACATGGAGTTAATTTCCAAGGAAATTCAGTTTTATGCGACTATATGAACTACAACGGTCTTTGGACGACGGCTTTTAACGATGCTGTAGTCGAAAAAGCACCGTTTTATAATCCAGTGGGAAAACAAGTTGGTTTTGTGGACCTTATGAAAATGAGACGAAGGGTCAAAATTGGATACGTTAAAGGCCtgaattgtaaaattatacagTTAGATATAGGTGTTAATGGAGAATACAGTATGATTTTTGCTGTTGTAGTGGGTAAAAATCCTAATGTAGAGCCTTCCATTCTGAACTTGAATAACCAGACGATGACCGAAGTGCTAGCTTCGTTACAGGACAGCTACTTGCCTATATATGTGGCGATCCCTCGGTTCGTAATCCATTCTGAGATTGATATGAAGGATATATTGGAAGATATGGGAGTTGAGAGCTTGTGGAAGAATCTCATTGTAACGAG GCACATTTCAACGCCACCAGCGCAACCAAGCAGCTACATCCAACGAGCGACATTAACGATGAACAACGTTGGTGTACATCCACCGCCGTTTGAGTACCCCACATATCCCTTCGGCAATGAAGACGAGCAGTATTGGAACGAGTTTGTGGCGGATCGACCGTTCTTATTCGGACTGTTTGATTCTCAGACATATACTTGTTTAATGGCGACTTTGTATACTCaacctacttattttttttaa
- the LOC142983139 gene encoding iripin-3-like: MRLPVVVIALCIAHGVYSQNILGDLFGNVFGGGKTDPCSKDVTDNYRKAQNDFYKALYAKVAARSDNHFVFSPFTIWLSLSALAEGADPSIQNELFTSLSLPREKCIRNNYYDIALHIEGPGRDVSLDRRRSLILDEGLMVNPTWAKFVKDSGLLDVAFAPIKANPDATSQRLKQFLATRSNIVLRGNSVLLDSLDYHGLWTTAFADSSIYRAPFFNDMGQQIGTVDMMKIKKRVRLAHVPFMSTKVVELPVGADGRYTMLIAVSTGNNILKNAINMFLGSIFEIFSALQLSVVPVEITIPRFAMSSEFDVKPALEDVGITQFWRDPAATSYVSHPPAMPGGLIQRVSVKLDSNGVEPTPSSGKGIFSGLVDMATNTATGIASAVGHNFIADRPFMFALFDTRTHTCLFAGAFSRPHGR, encoded by the exons ATGAGATTGCCCGTCGTTGTTATAGCCCTGTGCATTGCACATGGCGTTTATAGCCAAAATATATTAGGAGATTTGTTTGGAAATGTTTTCGGAGGTGGTAAAACCGACCCGTGTTCAAAAGACGTGACTGACAATTACCGCAAAGCACAAAATGATTTCTACAAAGCGTTATACGCAAAAGTTGCTGCCCGCAGTGATAATCATTTCGTCTTCTCACCATTCACGATATGGCTGTCTCTTTCTGCCTTAGCTGAAGGTGCTGATCCTTCAATCCAGAATGAGCTATTCACCTCTCTTTCTTTACCTCGGGAGAAGTGTATACGCAATAATTACTACGATATCGCGTTACATATTGAAGGGCCGGGCCGAGACGTCAGCCTTGACCGACGCCGTAGTTTGATCCTAGATGAAGGTTTGATGGTGAATCCCACTTGGGCGAAATTTGTCAAAGATTCTGGTCTATTAGATGTTGCGTTTGCTCCTATAAAGGCTAATCCTGACGCTACTTCCCAGCGTTTGAAACAGTTCTTGGCAACTCGATCTAACATTGTTTTGAGAGGCAATTCCGTCCTGTTGGATTCTTTGGACTACCATGGATTATGGACGACCGCTTTCGCTGATTCAAGCATCTACCGAGCTCCGTTCTTCAACGATATGGGTCAACAGATCGGAACAGTTGACATGATGAAGATAAAGAAACGAGTACGTTTAGCTCACGTTCCGTTTATGAGTACGAAGGTTGTAGAATTACCGGTTGGAGCTGACGGCAGGTACACCATGCTGATAGCCGTGAGCACTGGTAATAATATCTTGAAGAACGCGATCAATATGTTCTTGGGATCCATCTTTGAGATTTTCTCGGCGTTGCAATTGAGTGTCGTGCCTGTAGAGATCACTATTCCAAGGTTTGCGATGTCCTCGGAGTTCGATGTGAAACCTGCTTTAGAAGATGTTGGTATTACCCAGTTTTGGAGAGATCCTGCTGCTACTAG CTACGTATCCCACCCACCGGCGATGCCAGGTGGTCTAATCCAGCGTGTCTCCGTAAAGTTAGACAGTAACGGAGTGGAACCCACTCCATCATCAGGCAAAGGTATATTCTCGGGCCTCGTCGACATGGCTACCAACACAGCGACTGGTATTGCGTCAGCAGTCGGCCATAATTTCATAGCTGATAGGCCTTTTATGTTTGCGCTGTTTGATACAAGGACTCACACTTGCTTGTTTGCTGGGGCTTTCTCTAGGCCACATGGACGTTAA